The proteins below are encoded in one region of Segatella copri:
- a CDS encoding FtsB family cell division protein, whose translation MSKKLGIIWNYLAHYKYLIVIVAGVLVVGVVDDNSVRQHIKYQIEIATLRSEIEKYREQYENDKHTLRDMQHGARAFEKIARQRYFMKADDEDIFVLSSDIPEKTNEQDENETIE comes from the coding sequence ATGAGTAAAAAACTTGGTATTATATGGAATTATCTCGCTCATTATAAGTATCTTATAGTGATTGTAGCGGGTGTTCTGGTAGTTGGTGTAGTTGACGACAATAGTGTAAGACAGCACATTAAGTACCAGATAGAGATAGCTACGCTCCGTTCGGAGATAGAAAAATATCGTGAGCAGTATGAAAACGACAAGCATACCCTGCGTGATATGCAGCATGGTGCGCGGGCATTTGAGAAGATAGCCCGCCAGCGTTATTTCATGAAGGCTGATGATGAAGACATCTTTGTATTGAGTTCGGATATTCCGGAAAAAACTAACGAACAAGACGAAAATGAAACAATTGAGTAA